A window from Leptothermofonsia sichuanensis E412 encodes these proteins:
- a CDS encoding DUF2811 domain-containing protein has translation MNSTVSLLVEVPEVLHESLRAYLEMRPDWDQDRVFTAALSLFLLQNRGTDATPEPLYQRQASRIYLDTMFKRPVGQNN, from the coding sequence ATGAACAGTACGGTTAGTCTCCTTGTGGAAGTTCCTGAAGTGTTACACGAGTCCCTCAGAGCCTATCTAGAAATGCGCCCCGACTGGGATCAAGATCGGGTATTTACCGCTGCCCTGTCTCTGTTTCTGCTGCAAAATCGGGGAACTGATGCCACTCCCGAACCCCTGTATCAGCGTCAGGCATCCCGCATCTACCTGGACACCATGTTTAAACGCCCGGTTGGTCAAAATAACTAA
- a CDS encoding RecB family exonuclease, which produces MAYQISATKLQAYNRCPYAYYLRYERRLTTNEFFGSAALGTSLHQALAQCHRDWHYREPLPDLRWVHHCWRQHSHGLTPNQVSEGLEIMENYYHNFIATEVALTQPLAVEGRIQGYLQVENLEFLIGGRYDRLDFLPDGLELIDYKSGREAKLPDETEMDIQIGLYYLALEQTYHQSLRYLSLLFLRTGEKIQFEATKQHKDRVQRMISNLAVRLRYDRGWEPSPGEQCDRCTFSRYCSAVTANPAPLPETQAKSQLQLVLNL; this is translated from the coding sequence ATGGCTTACCAAATCTCAGCAACCAAACTTCAGGCCTATAACCGCTGTCCCTATGCCTACTACCTGCGGTATGAGCGGAGATTGACAACGAATGAGTTTTTTGGTTCGGCAGCGTTGGGAACGTCCCTTCATCAGGCATTAGCTCAATGCCACCGGGACTGGCACTACCGCGAACCCCTACCCGATTTGCGCTGGGTGCATCACTGCTGGCGACAGCATTCCCACGGGTTAACCCCCAATCAGGTTTCAGAAGGATTGGAAATTATGGAGAACTATTACCATAATTTCATTGCCACCGAGGTCGCGCTGACCCAACCTCTAGCCGTGGAAGGTCGGATTCAGGGCTACTTACAGGTCGAAAACCTGGAGTTTTTGATTGGTGGGCGCTATGACCGGCTTGACTTTCTGCCCGATGGGCTGGAGTTGATTGATTACAAATCTGGTCGCGAAGCGAAACTGCCCGATGAAACTGAAATGGATATCCAGATTGGACTCTACTACCTGGCACTGGAGCAAACCTACCACCAGAGTTTGAGATACCTCAGCCTGTTGTTTCTGCGCACTGGGGAAAAGATTCAGTTTGAAGCAACGAAACAGCATAAAGACCGGGTGCAAAGGATGATCAGCAATCTGGCAGTACGGTTGCGCTATGACCGGGGGTGGGAACCATCTCCCGGTGAGCAGTGCGATCGCTGCACGTTCTCCCGCTACTGTTCAGCCGTCACCGCTAACCCTGCTCCTCTGCCAGAAACTCAGGCTAAATCCCAACTTCAGCTCGTTCTGAACCTTTAG
- a CDS encoding aldo/keto reductase, with the protein METRELGQSGLRITPIITGTWQAGKAMWVGIEDEETIKAIRSAFDAGITTVDTAEVYGQGHSEEIVAAALSDVREQVVYATKVFANHLKYQQVIEACENSLKRLKTDYIDLYQIHWPAGTYGSEVVPIEETMGALNHLKQQGKIRAIGVSNFSRTQLEEAAQYGRIDSLQPPYSLFWRHVEKETIPYCIENQISILAYSPMAQGLLTGKFGPNHQFEAGDHRAKNKLFQGENYIRAQRALEKLRPIANRYQTGLGNLALAWLIAQPQTSAIAGVRSAEQAIENAKAPEIRLSEADLAEIDAIGRMVTDHLDEDPVMWSW; encoded by the coding sequence ATGGAAACACGAGAACTTGGTCAATCAGGCCTTCGCATCACCCCCATCATCACAGGCACCTGGCAGGCTGGAAAAGCTATGTGGGTCGGGATTGAGGATGAGGAGACGATTAAAGCCATTCGATCAGCCTTCGATGCTGGAATTACAACCGTCGATACGGCTGAAGTCTATGGGCAGGGGCACTCAGAGGAAATAGTAGCCGCTGCCCTGTCAGATGTCCGGGAGCAGGTAGTCTACGCGACCAAAGTCTTCGCCAACCATCTCAAATATCAACAGGTGATCGAGGCCTGTGAAAATTCCCTGAAACGTCTGAAGACAGATTACATTGACCTCTACCAGATTCACTGGCCCGCTGGAACTTATGGTAGCGAGGTCGTGCCGATTGAAGAAACGATGGGAGCACTGAATCATCTGAAGCAGCAAGGCAAGATTCGGGCGATCGGTGTTTCCAACTTTTCTCGCACCCAACTGGAGGAAGCAGCTCAGTATGGGCGCATAGATAGTCTACAACCCCCCTATTCTTTGTTTTGGCGACATGTTGAAAAAGAAACGATTCCCTACTGTATTGAAAACCAGATCTCTATCCTTGCCTATTCTCCTATGGCACAGGGATTACTCACGGGCAAGTTTGGTCCCAATCACCAGTTTGAAGCAGGGGATCACCGGGCGAAAAACAAGCTTTTTCAGGGCGAAAACTACATCCGTGCCCAGCGTGCTCTGGAAAAGCTGCGTCCAATTGCAAATCGCTACCAGACTGGCCTGGGTAACCTGGCACTGGCATGGCTGATTGCCCAACCCCAGACCAGCGCGATCGCTGGCGTGCGGAGTGCAGAGCAAGCAATCGAAAATGCTAAAGCTCCAGAAATTCGTCTATCCGAGGCAGATCTGGCAGAAATTGATGCCATCGGGCGTATGGTTACCGATCACCTGGATGAAGATCCGGTCATGTGGTCCTGGTAA
- a CDS encoding dipeptide epimerase — MQIRIATFTVHKRFALTISRGTTAQTTNVWVEVEDEGIRGWGEASPFSIGEQPQTTEAIARSLQKMVPLLKALSPLERQRIEQLCLHARLPSAARAALDIALYDWAGKQAHLPLWQMWGLDRDRILPTSITIGISSPEVAQQRVLAWLGKGTVAMPLHGIQALKLKLGSPEGVEADKAMLLAVKEVAQGITQISVDANGGWNLPTAVMMSDWLAEQGVTYLEQPLAKGQEGDLPELYRRSPLPILVDESCFTSYDILPLADRVHGINIKLMKCGGLTEAIRMIHTAKACGLKVMFGCYSDSSLLNTALAHLSPLADYLDLDSHLNLLDDPFSGAVFQNGRVLPTELPGLGVRIVNN, encoded by the coding sequence ATGCAAATTCGGATTGCCACCTTTACTGTGCATAAGCGGTTTGCCCTCACGATCAGTCGGGGGACAACTGCCCAGACCACCAACGTCTGGGTAGAGGTAGAGGATGAAGGCATTCGGGGGTGGGGAGAAGCCTCCCCCTTTTCCATTGGGGAACAACCCCAGACGACTGAAGCGATCGCCCGCTCTTTACAGAAAATGGTCCCTCTGCTGAAAGCACTCAGTCCCCTGGAGCGCCAGCGCATCGAGCAATTGTGTCTGCATGCCCGTCTACCATCCGCTGCCCGTGCCGCATTGGACATTGCCTTATACGACTGGGCAGGTAAACAGGCACATCTACCGCTGTGGCAGATGTGGGGACTGGACCGGGACCGCATCCTCCCGACCTCGATCACGATTGGGATCAGTTCGCCAGAGGTAGCCCAACAACGGGTGCTGGCATGGCTGGGCAAGGGTACCGTTGCCATGCCACTGCACGGGATCCAGGCATTAAAGCTCAAACTGGGTAGTCCAGAAGGGGTGGAGGCAGATAAAGCCATGCTGCTGGCAGTCAAAGAGGTTGCCCAGGGAATTACTCAGATAAGTGTGGATGCCAATGGGGGTTGGAATCTGCCCACGGCTGTGATGATGAGTGACTGGCTGGCAGAGCAGGGGGTTACCTACCTTGAACAACCCCTGGCAAAAGGGCAGGAAGGTGACCTGCCAGAACTCTACCGGCGATCGCCCCTCCCCATATTGGTCGATGAAAGTTGCTTCACCAGCTATGACATTCTTCCCCTGGCAGACCGGGTACATGGCATCAACATCAAGTTGATGAAGTGTGGTGGTTTAACCGAAGCCATTCGCATGATTCACACAGCTAAAGCCTGTGGGCTGAAAGTCATGTTTGGTTGCTACTCAGACAGTTCCCTGCTCAATACCGCCCTTGCCCACCTGTCTCCCCTGGCAGACTACCTTGACCTTGACAGCCACCTGAATTTGCTGGACGACCCCTTCAGCGGTGCCGTTTTCCAGAACGGACGGGTATTGCCAACGGAACTACCAGGGCTGGGAGTGAGAATAGTTAACAACTAA
- the hetR gene encoding heterocyst differentiation master regulator HetR: protein MTNDLDLIKRLSPSAMDQIMLYLAFSAMRTSGHRHGAFLDAAATAAKCAIYMTYLEQDQNLRMTGHLHHIEPKRVKAIVEEVRQALTEGKLLKMLGSQEPRYLIQLPYVWLEQYPWQPGRSRVPGTSLTSEEKRQIEAKLPKMGLPDAQLINSFQFLDLIEFLHTRSQEDLPEERQMPLSEALAEHIKRRLIYSGTVTRIDSPWGMPFYALTRASYSPADEEERTYIMVEDTARYFRLMNAWASRVSKVIRILEELDIPSDRLDQAMEELDEVIRAWADKYHKAGGDPFVLQMVLGPEEK from the coding sequence ATGACCAACGACCTCGATCTGATCAAGCGCCTTAGCCCCAGTGCGATGGATCAGATCATGCTATACCTGGCATTTAGTGCGATGCGAACGAGCGGGCATCGTCACGGAGCCTTTTTGGATGCGGCTGCCACGGCAGCAAAGTGCGCCATCTATATGACCTATCTGGAGCAAGATCAGAACCTCCGGATGACGGGGCACCTGCACCATATAGAACCAAAGCGTGTGAAAGCCATTGTCGAGGAAGTGCGGCAGGCATTAACAGAAGGCAAGTTGTTGAAAATGCTGGGTTCCCAGGAACCACGCTATTTGATCCAACTGCCCTATGTCTGGTTGGAACAATATCCCTGGCAGCCGGGGCGATCGCGAGTTCCTGGCACCAGTCTGACCAGTGAAGAAAAGCGCCAGATCGAAGCAAAGCTACCCAAGATGGGGCTGCCTGATGCTCAACTGATCAACTCCTTTCAGTTTCTGGATCTGATTGAGTTTCTTCATACCCGCTCTCAGGAAGACCTGCCAGAAGAACGCCAGATGCCCCTCAGTGAGGCCCTGGCAGAGCACATCAAGCGCCGTTTGATCTACTCTGGCACTGTTACCCGAATTGACTCTCCCTGGGGCATGCCCTTCTATGCCCTGACCCGTGCCTCCTATTCCCCTGCCGATGAAGAAGAGCGGACTTACATTATGGTGGAAGACACCGCCCGCTACTTTCGGCTGATGAATGCCTGGGCATCACGGGTTTCTAAGGTGATACGCATATTGGAAGAGCTGGATATCCCCAGTGATCGCCTGGATCAGGCAATGGAAGAACTCGATGAAGTTATTCGTGCCTGGGCAGATAAGTATCACAAAGCCGGAGGCGATCCCTTTGTGTTGCAGATGGTACTGGGACCGGAGGAGAAGTGA
- a CDS encoding ABC transporter permease produces MFLTQRALRRFWQSPSGKIGLVLTIALLLLALVAPILRPYDPATDRDYLARLTPPSTVHWFGTDALGRDVLTLVWYGIRTSLLVSVVSVALGLGVGVTLGLIAGYFRGQIEMVIGWVTDILLAFPSILLAIAIVTVTAPSLPSVMVAVGVVQVPIFTRLARAMVLSLREQEFVQAARALGAAPGHLLLRHILPASLPPVIVQASLSVGTATLEAAGLGFLGLGAQPPTPELGTMLSDAFKGGYSLTSPWTTLFPGLFITLMVLAFNLLGDGLRDGLDPRTSP; encoded by the coding sequence ATGTTCCTCACTCAACGTGCGCTGCGCCGCTTCTGGCAGTCCCCATCGGGAAAGATTGGGCTGGTGTTGACGATCGCCCTCCTGTTGCTGGCGCTGGTTGCTCCGATTCTGCGCCCCTATGACCCGGCCACAGACCGGGACTACTTGGCACGGTTGACTCCTCCCAGCACCGTTCACTGGTTTGGTACAGACGCTCTGGGGCGGGATGTGCTGACGCTGGTCTGGTATGGGATTCGCACGTCCCTGCTGGTCAGCGTGGTTTCAGTCGCCCTGGGGTTGGGGGTGGGTGTGACCCTGGGACTGATTGCCGGGTATTTTCGAGGACAGATTGAAATGGTGATTGGTTGGGTGACGGATATATTGCTGGCGTTTCCGTCGATTCTGCTAGCGATCGCCATTGTCACCGTCACCGCTCCCAGTCTGCCCAGCGTGATGGTTGCAGTAGGAGTGGTGCAGGTTCCCATTTTCACCCGCCTTGCTCGCGCCATGGTACTTTCTCTGCGAGAACAGGAATTTGTTCAGGCAGCGCGGGCACTGGGAGCAGCACCGGGTCATTTACTGTTACGCCACATTCTGCCTGCCAGTCTGCCCCCCGTCATTGTTCAGGCCAGCCTCTCTGTGGGTACCGCTACATTGGAAGCAGCCGGATTAGGATTTTTAGGATTGGGTGCCCAGCCCCCCACACCGGAACTCGGCACCATGCTATCCGACGCCTTTAAGGGCGGATACTCTTTAACATCGCCCTGGACGACGCTGTTTCCTGGGTTATTCATTACCCTGATGGTTCTGGCATTCAATCTGCTGGGCGATGGGCTGCGAGATGGGCTTGACCCACGCACTTCCCCCTGA
- a CDS encoding ABC transporter permease — MWLYILKRLLSLLPVLLGITLLVFGFLHLIPGDPAVVLLGERATPEQIAALREQLGLNQPLPVQYLIFLGNLLRFDLGNSIISGIPIAAELRSRFPATLELSLGAMLFALILGIPAGILAAVRKNSWLDNLLMSSSLLGVSLPVYWLGLLLIYLFAVNLQWLPPSGRISVDVGFRFQPLTGFYLLDALLRLDGGALKDVLAHLVLPALALGTIPLAILARTTRSAMLETLAQDYIRTAKAKGVPAVGVILRHALKNALLPINTIIGLQFGTLLGGAILTETIFSWPGIGSWIYDGILDRDYPVVQGGVVFVAIVFVLINLIVDISYAFFDPRIQHK, encoded by the coding sequence GTGTGGCTCTACATTCTCAAACGTCTGCTCAGTTTATTACCCGTCCTGTTGGGAATAACCCTTCTGGTCTTCGGCTTTCTTCATCTCATCCCGGGCGATCCCGCTGTTGTGCTGCTGGGGGAACGTGCAACTCCTGAGCAAATTGCTGCTCTGAGGGAACAGTTAGGGTTGAACCAGCCCCTCCCTGTTCAATACCTGATCTTCCTGGGCAACCTGCTTCGCTTTGATCTGGGCAACAGTATTATCAGCGGCATTCCCATTGCGGCTGAACTAAGAAGTCGCTTTCCTGCCACATTGGAACTGTCATTGGGGGCGATGCTGTTTGCCCTTATTCTGGGTATTCCGGCAGGGATTCTGGCAGCCGTGCGCAAAAATAGCTGGCTCGATAACCTGCTAATGAGTAGTTCGCTTTTGGGTGTCTCATTGCCAGTTTACTGGCTGGGGCTTTTACTGATTTATCTGTTCGCGGTCAACTTGCAATGGCTGCCGCCTAGCGGACGAATTAGTGTTGATGTGGGGTTTCGCTTTCAGCCCCTGACAGGTTTTTACCTGTTAGATGCGCTGCTGCGGCTGGATGGGGGTGCATTGAAAGACGTATTGGCTCACTTGGTGTTACCCGCCCTGGCATTGGGCACGATTCCCCTGGCAATTCTGGCACGTACCACCCGTAGCGCGATGCTGGAAACCCTGGCGCAGGACTACATCCGCACTGCCAAAGCTAAAGGCGTGCCCGCGGTTGGGGTTATCCTGCGCCATGCCCTGAAAAATGCCTTACTCCCCATCAACACCATCATCGGGCTTCAGTTTGGGACATTGCTTGGCGGCGCAATCTTAACCGAAACCATTTTTTCCTGGCCCGGCATTGGTTCCTGGATTTACGATGGTATCCTCGATCGCGATTATCCTGTGGTCCAGGGTGGAGTCGTATTTGTTGCGATCGTCTTTGTCCTGATCAACTTAATCGTTGATATTTCCTATGCCTTTTTTGATCCGAGAATTCAACATAAGTGA
- a CDS encoding urease subunit beta — protein MIPGEMLIQDGEIELNAGRETVRLTVANTGDRPIQVGSHFHFYEVNGALRFDRERARGFRLDIPAGTAVRFEPGDEKEVTLVALAGSREVYGLNNKVDGALDSVGSH, from the coding sequence ATGATTCCTGGAGAAATGTTGATTCAAGATGGTGAAATTGAACTGAATGCGGGGCGGGAAACCGTGAGATTAACTGTTGCCAATACAGGCGATCGCCCGATTCAGGTGGGTTCCCATTTCCACTTCTATGAAGTCAATGGGGCCTTGCGATTTGACCGGGAACGTGCCAGAGGCTTTCGCTTAGACATTCCGGCAGGTACAGCCGTCCGCTTTGAGCCAGGGGACGAAAAGGAAGTGACCCTGGTAGCTCTGGCGGGTAGTCGAGAGGTTTACGGCTTAAATAATAAAGTTGATGGTGCTCTGGACTCTGTCGGCTCCCATTGA
- the ureA gene encoding urease subunit gamma, with amino-acid sequence MQLTPQEKDKLLIFTAALLAERRKERGVKLNYPEAIAYITAAILEGARDGRSVADLMSYGTTLLKRTDVMEGIPEMIHEVQVEATFPDGTKLVTVHNPIR; translated from the coding sequence ATGCAACTGACACCGCAGGAAAAAGATAAATTGCTGATTTTTACCGCCGCCCTTCTGGCAGAACGACGCAAGGAACGGGGGGTGAAACTCAATTATCCGGAGGCGATCGCCTACATTACGGCTGCCATCCTAGAAGGAGCAAGGGATGGTCGCAGTGTGGCTGATTTAATGAGCTATGGGACCACCCTGCTGAAGCGGACAGATGTGATGGAAGGGATTCCTGAAATGATCCATGAAGTGCAGGTAGAAGCAACGTTTCCCGATGGGACGAAGCTTGTTACTGTGCATAATCCCATTCGTTAA
- a CDS encoding HepT-like ribonuclease domain-containing protein, translating into MYLDDSTRLKHMRDAAQKAIQFAQGKTRNDLESDEMLALSLVKCIEILGEAASRITREKQNQFPQIPWAEIIGMRNRLVHAYFQINFDVVWDTVTQNLPVILPELEKMIADEEEN; encoded by the coding sequence ATGTACTTGGATGATTCAACTCGTCTAAAACATATGCGGGATGCGGCTCAAAAAGCAATTCAATTTGCTCAGGGTAAAACCCGAAACGATTTAGAATCAGACGAAATGCTGGCATTGAGTCTGGTCAAATGCATTGAAATTCTTGGCGAGGCAGCCTCCAGGATTACGCGGGAAAAACAGAATCAATTTCCCCAGATTCCCTGGGCTGAAATTATCGGGATGAGAAATCGTTTAGTTCATGCTTATTTTCAAATCAATTTTGATGTTGTCTGGGATACTGTTACTCAAAACCTGCCTGTAATTCTGCCGGAGCTTGAGAAGATGATCGCTGATGAAGAGGAGAACTGA
- a CDS encoding nucleotidyltransferase family protein, producing the protein MNRTLPIELPFAKIEAFCRRQPIRKLSLFGSILRDDFKPESDVDMLVEFTPGAKIGYFELVRMELDLTEIVGRKVDLRTPMELSQYFRQRVLDEAEPIYVLG; encoded by the coding sequence ATGAATCGTACCCTCCCAATTGAACTTCCCTTTGCCAAAATTGAAGCGTTTTGTCGCCGCCAGCCCATTCGTAAACTCTCCCTGTTTGGCTCCATTCTGCGGGATGACTTCAAGCCAGAAAGTGATGTCGATATGCTGGTCGAATTTACCCCAGGAGCAAAAATTGGTTACTTTGAGCTGGTGAGAATGGAACTTGATTTGACGGAAATCGTTGGTCGTAAAGTTGACTTGAGAACGCCGATGGAACTGAGTCAGTACTTTCGACAAAGAGTTCTGGATGAGGCTGAGCCAATTTATGTACTTGGATGA
- a CDS encoding urease accessory protein UreD: MRLVGSSQNLSALDGWHGNLQLAYARQAESTQLIHEQVQAPLKVQRPFYPEGPEVCHSAILHTAGGIVGGDRLSLQAELQPNAHALLTTVAATKIYRSNGLEATQTVQLDVAPGACLEWLPLETIVFNQAIYRQDIRVELAPGGLWMGWEMIRFGRSARGERFLDGNWRSHTEVWQQGTPLWIDRQWVPGSEAVFHSPHGLGGCPIVGSFAFVGRSVDPNLIEKARHLWQGRSGEIGATRLMSGLLCRYRGSSTIEARQWLIAVWHLVRTHYLHRTACIPRLWQLESRYSHESYPPN; this comes from the coding sequence GTGCGATTGGTTGGCTCTTCCCAAAATTTGTCTGCATTGGACGGTTGGCATGGCAATTTGCAGCTTGCCTATGCGCGTCAGGCTGAAAGCACGCAACTGATCCATGAACAGGTGCAGGCACCGCTGAAGGTGCAGCGACCGTTCTATCCAGAGGGACCAGAAGTCTGTCATAGCGCCATTTTGCATACAGCAGGAGGGATTGTGGGGGGCGATCGCCTTTCCCTCCAGGCAGAGCTACAACCCAATGCCCATGCCCTGTTAACGACAGTTGCTGCCACCAAAATTTACCGTAGCAATGGGTTAGAAGCAACCCAAACAGTGCAGCTAGACGTTGCTCCCGGAGCCTGTTTGGAATGGCTACCACTGGAAACGATTGTATTTAACCAGGCAATCTACCGGCAGGATATTCGCGTAGAATTGGCTCCCGGTGGACTGTGGATGGGATGGGAAATGATTCGATTTGGGCGGAGTGCCAGAGGGGAAAGGTTTTTAGACGGGAACTGGCGATCTCACACCGAAGTCTGGCAGCAGGGAACCCCCCTGTGGATTGACCGCCAGTGGGTTCCCGGTAGTGAAGCGGTGTTTCACAGTCCCCACGGGTTAGGGGGGTGTCCGATTGTGGGTAGCTTTGCCTTTGTCGGGCGATCGGTTGATCCCAATCTGATTGAAAAAGCTCGCCATCTCTGGCAGGGCCGTTCTGGGGAAATTGGGGCGACTCGCTTGATGTCCGGCTTACTCTGCCGCTATCGGGGCAGTTCTACAATAGAGGCGCGTCAGTGGTTGATTGCGGTCTGGCATCTGGTCCGAACCCACTACCTGCATCGAACGGCCTGCATTCCCCGTCTCTGGCAACTGGAATCGAGGTATTCCCATGAATCGTACCCTCCCAATTGA
- the fmdA gene encoding formamidase, whose product MPKTLFKVDLTKPMDQQELPGHNRWHPDIPAVVSVNPGEVFRIECKDWTDGQIKNNDDPADIQDVDLTVVHVLSGPIWVNGAEPGDILVVDLLDIGALQGDEWGFTGIFAKENGGGFLTDHFPKAAKAIWDFQGIYTTSRHIPNVRFAGIIHPGLIGCAPSHELLATWNKRESELVSTAPDLRTYGAGLSGDKPVLAALPNPQNAILGILPKSEYDRVAAEAARTVPPREHGGNCDIKNLSKGTRIYFPVYVEGAKLSMGDIHFSQGDGEISFCGAIEMSGYIDLHVDIIKGGVEKYGLVNPIFKPGPVEPRYSEYLVFEGISVDEFTGIQYYMDVHIAYRRACLNAIEYLKKFGFTGEQAYLLLSCAPIEGRVSGIVDIPNACCTLAIPTEIFDMDILPT is encoded by the coding sequence ATGCCAAAAACACTCTTTAAAGTCGATCTGACTAAGCCAATGGATCAGCAGGAACTGCCAGGACACAACCGCTGGCATCCGGATATTCCCGCTGTGGTTTCTGTGAATCCGGGTGAGGTGTTTCGGATTGAGTGTAAGGACTGGACTGATGGGCAGATCAAGAATAACGACGATCCAGCGGATATTCAGGATGTCGATCTGACCGTTGTTCACGTTCTGAGTGGACCGATCTGGGTCAATGGGGCTGAACCGGGCGACATCCTGGTGGTTGACCTGCTTGACATTGGGGCACTCCAGGGCGATGAGTGGGGCTTTACAGGAATTTTTGCGAAGGAAAATGGGGGTGGCTTTCTGACGGACCATTTCCCGAAAGCCGCCAAGGCCATCTGGGATTTTCAAGGAATCTATACAACCTCCAGACACATCCCCAATGTCCGGTTTGCAGGCATCATCCACCCTGGCTTAATTGGTTGTGCCCCTTCTCACGAACTACTGGCAACCTGGAACAAACGGGAATCCGAATTAGTTTCCACTGCGCCAGACTTACGCACCTACGGGGCAGGGCTTTCGGGAGATAAGCCCGTTTTAGCCGCGCTACCCAATCCCCAAAATGCGATTTTAGGAATCCTGCCCAAGTCTGAGTACGATCGCGTTGCTGCCGAAGCTGCCCGAACCGTGCCACCCCGTGAACATGGGGGAAACTGTGACATCAAAAACCTGTCGAAGGGCACTCGGATCTACTTCCCGGTATATGTGGAAGGAGCCAAGTTATCGATGGGGGATATTCACTTCTCCCAGGGAGATGGGGAGATCTCCTTCTGTGGGGCGATCGAAATGTCGGGTTACATCGACCTGCATGTGGACATTATCAAGGGCGGAGTTGAGAAATACGGTTTAGTCAACCCGATCTTCAAACCTGGTCCCGTTGAGCCGCGCTATTCCGAGTACCTGGTGTTTGAGGGTATTTCCGTCGATGAGTTTACGGGCATACAGTATTACATGGATGTGCACATTGCCTATCGACGGGCATGTTTGAATGCGATTGAATATCTGAAAAAGTTTGGGTTTACAGGAGAGCAGGCTTACCTGTTGCTGAGTTGTGCCCCGATTGAAGGGAGAGTCAGCGGCATTGTGGATATTCCAAACGCCTGTTGTACCCTGGCGATTCCCACAGAAATTTTCGATATGGACATCCTGCCCACTTAG
- a CDS encoding FmdB family zinc ribbon protein has product MPLYEFKCQSCGVFEEWRSLSQSSDPAVCPTCQQPGKRVISAPAVNLSSSLSLRHPRSEPELVKRETEPKPQKFQHQSCGRPWMLNH; this is encoded by the coding sequence ATGCCCCTTTATGAGTTTAAGTGTCAGAGTTGTGGCGTGTTTGAGGAATGGCGATCGCTCTCCCAATCCAGTGATCCTGCTGTTTGTCCCACCTGTCAACAGCCGGGTAAGCGGGTAATTTCAGCCCCAGCGGTCAACCTATCCAGCAGCCTGTCCCTGCGCCACCCCCGTTCAGAACCCGAATTAGTCAAACGGGAGACAGAACCCAAACCCCAAAAATTCCAGCATCAATCCTGCGGTAGACCCTGGATGTTAAACCATTAG